The Pontibacter pudoricolor genome contains a region encoding:
- a CDS encoding alpha/beta hydrolase — translation MSKIYFISGLGADWRMFQFLKLPEFLPQQQVAWIAPQDENESLASYTRRLSEQITDPEPILVGLSFGGLVAIELSKLVQPKVTIIISSLATRHNLPWYYRQLGKTRLQKWLPFPVMKAIYPVAPFFFGAHTEPERRLLKEVILEIDEKFLRWALSRLLDWDQQETIPGLIQIHGTSDLILPFRDRPGIISIPKGEHLMVMHLSDEISVILSKILEAVWIKADTLPEQQTARK, via the coding sequence ATGAGCAAAATATATTTCATCAGCGGGTTAGGCGCCGACTGGCGGATGTTCCAGTTTCTGAAGTTGCCGGAATTTTTACCGCAGCAACAGGTTGCCTGGATCGCCCCGCAGGATGAGAACGAGTCGCTGGCCTCTTATACCCGACGCCTGTCAGAGCAAATCACAGATCCTGAGCCTATCTTGGTTGGTTTGTCTTTTGGCGGATTGGTAGCGATAGAGCTGAGCAAACTTGTGCAGCCAAAGGTTACTATCATTATTTCCAGCCTGGCCACGCGTCATAATCTGCCCTGGTATTACAGGCAGCTCGGGAAAACACGTTTGCAAAAATGGCTGCCTTTCCCGGTGATGAAGGCCATCTACCCTGTGGCACCTTTCTTTTTCGGGGCCCATACCGAACCGGAACGCAGGCTGCTGAAAGAGGTAATCCTGGAGATAGATGAAAAGTTTCTGCGCTGGGCGCTCAGCCGGCTCCTGGACTGGGACCAGCAGGAAACTATCCCCGGCCTGATTCAAATTCATGGCACCTCCGACCTGATCCTTCCGTTCCGCGACCGGCCGGGCATCATCTCCATCCCGAAAGGCGAACATTTAATGGTGATGCATCTCTCAGATGAAATTAGTGTTATCTTGAGCAAAATTTTAGAAGCAGTATGGATAAAAGCAGATACATTGCCAGAACAGCAGACGGCCAGGAAATAG